The following coding sequences are from one Ruminococcus flavefaciens AE3010 window:
- a CDS encoding tetratricopeptide repeat protein, which produces MKNDFRKPKDNLIILRALAAWWMLSFSIIFSATTVIDLISSSWKGTGIGKAMMFRAIFSALSAVPLAFILYFLVIPRVNKQFRIFRRIVSKISDEGYSDAVIKEMEAQLQFCMTMPASYATYRNQYAMFLTEAYMSLHDYDMAEEKLGCVDYEFMKSELRGTNTISLQRNILLIHVLRVQLAAERGDIKLTEERVASGEKVFALYRDKSEMMNYLIDTAYFESLLVHEQYENADKLLEKYKDNEEIRFGYLLDKGRCLMRMGRTEQAEEYFNEAYSMATNDWRRRTIDLERNNPISSKSRKSTHR; this is translated from the coding sequence ATGAAAAATGATTTCCGGAAACCAAAGGATAATCTTATAATACTGAGAGCCCTTGCGGCTTGGTGGATGCTGAGTTTTTCCATTATTTTCTCTGCCACAACGGTGATCGATCTCATATCATCATCATGGAAGGGTACAGGCATCGGAAAGGCAATGATGTTCCGCGCGATATTCTCGGCGCTGTCAGCAGTACCGCTGGCGTTTATCCTGTACTTCCTTGTGATACCCCGCGTCAATAAGCAGTTCCGAATATTCAGGAGAATAGTGTCGAAAATATCCGACGAGGGCTACTCAGATGCGGTCATAAAGGAAATGGAAGCCCAGCTGCAGTTCTGTATGACTATGCCTGCGAGCTACGCCACATACAGGAATCAGTACGCTATGTTTCTTACCGAGGCTTATATGTCTCTCCACGATTATGATATGGCTGAGGAAAAGCTTGGCTGTGTGGATTATGAGTTCATGAAGAGCGAGCTCCGCGGCACAAATACCATATCTCTGCAAAGGAATATCCTGCTTATCCATGTGCTGAGAGTTCAGCTTGCCGCCGAAAGAGGCGATATAAAGCTGACCGAGGAGCGTGTAGCCAGCGGCGAAAAGGTGTTCGCACTGTACCGTGATAAGAGCGAGATGATGAATTATCTTATAGATACGGCTTATTTTGAGTCACTTCTCGTCCACGAGCAGTACGAAAACGCTGATAAGCTCCTTGAAAAATACAAGGATAACGAGGAGATAAGATTCGGCTATCTGCTGGACAAAGGACGCTGCCTTATGAGAATGGGCAGAACGGAGCAGGCTGAGGAATACTTCAACGAAGCCTATTCAATGGCTACAAATGACTGGCGCAGACGCACCATCGACCTTGAAAGAAACAATCCCATATCTTCAAAATCAAGAAAAAGCACTCACCGATAA
- a CDS encoding putative bifunctional diguanylate cyclase/phosphodiesterase has product MKKVMKWLSSGLGFEKQSKYVNEYFFRANMRASIYMSVVVIVLEIWMIIRLTNTIITNHLQDNFMHYFEKYYINYIILLVSGIMMLVFSLRYIRGKTNNHGVGQCIKWIFTFVCIYFGIKISMNDYAKGEQILTFLTMELFSMCLLTWKPLAAFIISGGSYLYFFIRINDMVAVNTGEVGTTLATQINFFTMWISTMMVCVANYNNTRLQALKDENLEQINAYLSKISVEDELTGIHNMVYFRSEAEKVLHYVITDKENILFLFFDIENFKSYNEKYGFQAGNELLIKIAHMIEEAFTGSLVSRFSDDHFVVLTSVEGAQNKVGQLSGEIKKLQKEVHLELKCGAYKPADDKADISQACDRARFACNSIKKHYDRTLRYYDKSLEDKFQLKQYIVNNIDTAIENGYIKVFYQPVVNTEDSSICGLEALARWQDPNYGLLPPGAFIEILEEYRQIYKLDLCMVESVCRDYRESVESGEPFVPVSLNFSRLDFELCDIVGSLCEIVEKYNVPKEFIDIEITESALTDQQDFLPNAIKSLRSFGYKVWLDDFGSGYSSLNVLKDYHFDVLKIDMKFLTGFDSNEKTRPILENIVDLTKQLKMVSLTEGVETKEQFDFLSHIGCNRAQGYLFSKPVPIEKLREKIAAGELRVSKEYMH; this is encoded by the coding sequence ATGAAAAAGGTAATGAAATGGTTGTCCAGCGGTCTCGGATTTGAGAAGCAAAGCAAATACGTAAATGAGTATTTTTTCAGAGCCAATATGCGTGCCAGCATATATATGTCCGTTGTTGTAATAGTCCTTGAGATATGGATGATAATCCGACTTACCAATACTATCATCACCAATCATCTTCAAGACAACTTCATGCACTATTTCGAGAAGTATTACATAAATTACATAATCCTGCTTGTTTCGGGTATCATGATGCTGGTGTTCTCCCTGCGGTATATCAGGGGAAAGACCAATAATCACGGCGTCGGGCAGTGCATAAAATGGATATTCACCTTTGTATGTATCTATTTCGGAATCAAGATATCCATGAACGACTACGCAAAGGGCGAGCAGATACTTACATTCCTGACCATGGAGCTCTTCTCAATGTGTCTCCTTACGTGGAAGCCCTTGGCTGCGTTCATAATCTCAGGCGGCTCGTACCTGTATTTCTTCATTCGCATAAACGATATGGTAGCAGTTAATACAGGAGAAGTAGGTACTACTCTTGCAACGCAGATAAACTTTTTTACCATGTGGATCTCGACCATGATGGTATGTGTTGCAAACTATAACAACACACGTCTGCAAGCCCTGAAGGACGAGAATCTTGAACAGATAAACGCATATCTTTCTAAAATCTCCGTTGAGGACGAGCTGACAGGTATCCACAACATGGTATATTTCCGCTCTGAGGCCGAAAAGGTACTGCACTATGTAATAACCGACAAGGAAAATATCCTTTTCCTGTTCTTTGATATTGAAAACTTCAAGTCCTATAACGAAAAGTACGGCTTTCAGGCGGGAAATGAGCTTCTTATCAAGATAGCCCATATGATAGAGGAAGCTTTTACGGGTTCGCTTGTATCCCGTTTTTCAGATGACCACTTCGTAGTCCTCACCAGTGTTGAGGGCGCCCAGAACAAGGTGGGACAGCTTTCGGGGGAGATAAAGAAGCTCCAGAAAGAGGTACACCTTGAACTCAAATGCGGTGCATACAAGCCTGCCGACGATAAGGCTGACATCAGTCAGGCGTGCGACAGAGCAAGATTTGCCTGCAACAGCATAAAGAAGCATTATGACCGTACTCTGCGCTATTATGACAAGTCCCTTGAAGACAAGTTCCAGCTGAAGCAGTACATCGTCAATAATATTGATACAGCTATCGAAAACGGCTATATCAAGGTATTCTACCAGCCTGTTGTAAATACTGAGGACAGCTCTATATGCGGTCTTGAAGCCCTTGCAAGGTGGCAGGATCCCAATTACGGACTGCTTCCTCCCGGAGCATTCATCGAGATACTTGAAGAGTACCGCCAGATATACAAGCTTGATCTTTGCATGGTGGAATCCGTTTGCAGAGATTATCGGGAGTCCGTTGAGAGCGGAGAGCCTTTCGTACCTGTTTCACTTAACTTCTCACGGCTGGATTTCGAGCTTTGCGATATTGTGGGAAGCCTTTGCGAGATAGTTGAGAAGTATAATGTTCCCAAGGAGTTTATCGACATTGAGATAACCGAGAGCGCTCTTACCGATCAGCAGGATTTCCTGCCCAATGCCATCAAGAGCCTCCGCAGCTTCGGCTACAAGGTGTGGCTGGACGACTTCGGAAGCGGCTATTCTTCGCTGAATGTATTGAAGGATTACCACTTTGATGTTCTCAAGATAGATATGAAGTTCCTCACAGGCTTTGACAGCAACGAGAAGACCAGACCTATCCTTGAAAACATCGTTGATCTTACAAAGCAGCTTAAAATGGTCTCACTTACAGAGGGCGTAGAGACCAAGGAGCAGTTCGATTTCCTTTCGCATATCGGCTGCAACCGTGCACAGGGCTATCTGTTCAGCAAGCCTGTGCCCATTGAAAAGCTCAGGGAGAAAATAGCAGCAGGAGAGCTGCGTGTTTCAAAGGAATATATGCATTAA
- a CDS encoding SAM-dependent methyltransferase → MKRSSLKSIIEAVKEELSCGKNRTDTDELRFEAFFRGAAMRYISANRLPAEVDTLPGPFSRLPKDSPLISAAEKVCNILSDIPDSAWENNVQLIGQLYQYFNSDAKEAALSGLKRSVKVGAENISAATQIFTPDWIVRYMTENTLGNAFAERCSFDTSQLTYHIAHEYTHSPCSPEDITFLDPCMGSGNILTAALDLFMELYTSMGYDRLEAVKLCLSRNIFGLDIDSRMRRMSHFALIMRAAHYAPEILNCGITLNLYDTEDLGGDNDFSRQFAGSALFGSLLRPTVPPMSENSRAAKVYELLTRKYSVVVTNPPYLSCGNMSSQLLRFIKENYPDSRADLFSAFIQRCTELAEPDGFLGFLTPYVWMFIQSYEKLRRMMFTERTIESLVQFEYSAFEEATVPVCAFTMLNRKTSSKGVYFRLTEFRGGLEVQREKLLEAIASPDCSYVFRADADDFSKLPNAPAAYWLSDNVRKLFSAYPPLGSIAAPRKGNSTSDNDRFLRLWFEVDRNKLNLDSTCIDREDTLQRRWFPYNKGGGYRKWYGFNDYVIDWFDDGAEIRAIPTAVVANYRYFTKAGLTWSTLTSGKFSIRQFGNGYIFDNGGCCIFDLGDKKHFICALLNSKVFAYIFGQLNPTLNFQSGEVAKFPVIYKKSAEADRLAAECTEISKAEYDSFETSRDFKKHPLI, encoded by the coding sequence GTGAAAAGATCATCGCTTAAAAGCATTATCGAAGCTGTAAAGGAAGAATTATCCTGCGGCAAAAACAGAACAGATACAGATGAACTTCGATTTGAAGCCTTTTTCCGCGGAGCTGCAATGCGGTATATCTCCGCCAACAGGCTGCCCGCAGAGGTCGATACTCTCCCCGGGCCGTTCAGCAGGCTCCCAAAAGATAGTCCCCTAATATCTGCTGCGGAAAAGGTCTGCAATATACTCAGCGATATCCCCGACAGTGCATGGGAAAACAACGTCCAGCTCATCGGTCAGCTGTATCAGTACTTCAACAGCGACGCAAAGGAAGCTGCTCTCAGCGGTCTGAAGCGCAGCGTAAAGGTAGGCGCTGAAAATATCTCAGCCGCCACCCAGATATTCACTCCTGACTGGATAGTTCGCTATATGACGGAAAATACCCTTGGTAATGCTTTTGCAGAACGCTGCAGTTTTGATACGTCGCAGCTCACATATCATATAGCGCATGAGTATACGCATAGTCCCTGCTCTCCCGAGGATATCACATTTCTCGACCCCTGCATGGGCAGCGGAAATATCCTTACAGCAGCCCTTGACCTGTTCATGGAACTGTATACTTCAATGGGCTATGACCGCCTTGAAGCTGTCAAGCTCTGCCTTTCACGAAACATATTCGGACTCGATATCGACAGCCGTATGCGCAGAATGTCCCATTTTGCGCTTATAATGAGAGCTGCTCACTATGCTCCAGAGATACTGAACTGTGGTATCACGCTTAATCTATATGATACGGAAGATCTCGGCGGTGATAATGACTTCTCTCGTCAATTCGCAGGCTCGGCGCTTTTCGGCAGCCTTTTAAGACCGACTGTACCGCCCATGTCTGAAAATTCAAGAGCCGCAAAGGTCTATGAGCTTCTCACAAGAAAATACAGCGTTGTAGTGACTAATCCGCCGTATCTCAGCTGCGGAAACATGAGCTCACAGCTGCTCCGCTTCATAAAGGAGAACTACCCCGACAGCCGCGCTGACCTGTTCTCAGCATTTATACAGCGCTGCACGGAGCTTGCTGAGCCTGATGGCTTCCTCGGCTTTCTCACGCCTTATGTCTGGATGTTCATTCAGAGCTATGAAAAGCTCCGCCGAATGATGTTTACAGAGCGTACCATCGAAAGCCTTGTTCAGTTTGAGTACTCCGCTTTTGAAGAAGCCACTGTGCCTGTCTGCGCCTTTACCATGCTCAATCGAAAAACAAGCAGTAAGGGCGTCTATTTCCGCCTTACAGAATTCCGCGGCGGACTGGAAGTCCAGAGAGAAAAGCTCCTTGAAGCCATTGCATCTCCTGATTGCAGCTATGTATTCAGGGCTGATGCAGATGATTTCAGCAAGCTGCCGAATGCACCTGCTGCCTACTGGCTCAGTGACAATGTGCGGAAGCTCTTCTCGGCTTATCCGCCCCTTGGAAGCATAGCTGCTCCGAGAAAGGGCAATTCCACCTCAGATAACGACAGATTCCTGCGGCTCTGGTTTGAGGTTGACAGGAATAAGCTCAACCTTGACAGCACCTGCATTGACAGAGAGGATACCCTACAAAGGCGCTGGTTTCCATATAACAAAGGCGGCGGCTACAGAAAATGGTACGGATTCAATGACTATGTCATCGACTGGTTCGACGACGGCGCAGAAATAAGAGCTATCCCAACCGCTGTTGTGGCGAACTACCGATATTTCACGAAGGCAGGTCTTACATGGTCTACACTTACAAGCGGCAAATTCAGCATAAGACAGTTCGGGAACGGCTATATCTTTGACAACGGCGGCTGCTGCATATTCGATCTGGGAGATAAAAAGCACTTCATATGCGCACTGCTCAACTCAAAGGTGTTCGCCTATATCTTCGGACAGCTCAATCCCACACTGAATTTCCAGTCGGGCGAAGTGGCGAAATTTCCCGTAATATATAAAAAATCTGCCGAAGCAGACAGGCTTGCGGCAGAATGTACAGAAATATCAAAGGCTGAGTACGATTCATTCGAGACCAGCCGTGATTTCAAAAAGCACCCACTGATATGA